The Bradyrhizobium barranii subsp. barranii genome segment GGCCGCGCGCGCAATACAGGCTGTCGTAGATCCACTCGGCCGAGCCGACATCGAGGCTGGTGACGACGAAGCGGATGTCGAGGCCGAGCATCGTCGCCTCAATACGGGCGACAGTGCGCCGTTCGCGATCCCAGGACTTTGCCTTGTGGCGCGTCTCGGTATAGCCACGCAGAACCGGCAGGTTCTCGATGGCGCGTCGCGTGCGGATGTCGTCGGCGACCTCGTCGACTTTTCTGGCGAGAGGCTTGGTGCCGGACAGACCGAAGATGTAGTCGATGCCGTTGGTCTCGCACCACGCCATGGCCTCCGGCCGGGCATAGTGCCCGTCGCCACGGAACGTAATTTGCGTGTTGTGCCATCGCGTCCGGATATGCCGTACCAGGCGGCGCAGATGGGCACGCACCTCGACGCCGCCCGGCGTCTTGCCGGGCCGCAGCACGACGGCCACGGGCCGGCTCTTCTCCGTGTCGTAGACGTGGATCGGCAGGAAGCAGCGTTCGTCATAATGAGCGTTGAACAGCGAGAGCTGCTGATGGCCGTGGACGACGTCGCAGGTATCATCGATGTCGAGCGTGACGGATGCCGGCTCGTGGGGGTAGCTATCCATCCATGCGTCGACCAAAATGTAGGTCAGCCGGATCACGTCGCGCAGGCGCGGAGCATTCTCCAGCCGCGACAGCGTCGGCTGGGAACACAAATCCCGGCCCGTGTCCGGCAGCCGTCCGCAGGCCAGTTTGAATGCCGGATCGGACCTCAGATGATCGAGGTCGTCGGCGTCCTCGTAGCCGCAGCAGATCGCGAACATGCGAGCGCGGAGCATATCGACCAGGCTGTGCACGACCCGCGTCGGATCGCGCCGATCCGGGAACACCCGGGCCAGATTGTTGGCCAAACCGAGACGCCGCTCGGCCATCGCCAGAAGCATCACGCCCCCGTTCGAGGTTAGGCGCCCACCATCGAAGGCAGCTGTGACTTTCTTGGCGTGAACGGCTGGAAACGAGAAGGGCGGAATCGTATCGTCGGTCATGGCGGGCGTGGCGTTCGCGGTTGGAGGTGATGGGGTTGGCTTCGCAACCGAATCCTACGCCGCATCAGCGCTTTACCCCTCAGGCGCACTCTTACGAATAAGACGGGTTAAGTTGAAGAAAGATTGAGTGACTCCCGATCATTTCTGTGCCGAAACGTGGAGTCGCGGTCGTGCCGCGTCCAAAGAAACCGGCGCGAGCGGCCTATTAGACGCGGTAGGTGATCAGCCTCCGAAACGAGACTATCAAGCATGAAGAGATCGAGCGCGAGGCAGAGGTTTTATTTGTGTTGAATTCTTGCTTCTCGATAGTGGTCTGAAATCGTATCATCGGTCATGGCGGGCGTGGCGTTCGCGGTTGAAGGTGATGGGGTGGCTTCGCAACCGAATCCTACGCCGCATCAGCGCTTTACACCACGCTCGCCAGCCTCTCAGGCGCCCTCTCGCGAATAAGACGGGCTAGCACGGTGGAGCCCGAAATGCCGACCTGAGCGACAATGACACAACACCGGCCGAGGATCACGTTGTGGCCGATCTGCACCAGGTTATCGAGACGGGATCCAGCGCCGATCACTGTGTCGCGCGATGATCCTCGATCAATCGTGGTATTGGCACCGACCTCAACATCGTCTTCCAGAATTGCCCGGCCAAGCTGGGGGATCGAAAGAAATCCATCTCCGGTGCAGGCGAATCCAAACCCTTCCTGCCCGATGCGGGCGCCGGGATGGACGTAGACGCGCGACCCCAGCATCGC includes the following:
- a CDS encoding IS1380-like element ISBdi2 family transposase; the protein is MTDDTIPPFSFPAVHAKKVTAAFDGGRLTSNGGVMLLAMAERRLGLANNLARVFPDRRDPTRVVHSLVDMLRARMFAICCGYEDADDLDHLRSDPAFKLACGRLPDTGRDLCSQPTLSRLENAPRLRDVIRLTYILVDAWMDSYPHEPASVTLDIDDTCDVVHGHQQLSLFNAHYDERCFLPIHVYDTEKSRPVAVVLRPGKTPGGVEVRAHLRRLVRHIRTRWHNTQITFRGDGHYARPEAMAWCETNGIDYIFGLSGTKPLARKVDEVADDIRTRRAIENLPVLRGYTETRHKAKSWDRERRTVARIEATMLGLDIRFVVTSLDVGSAEWIYDSLYCARGQAENLIKLHKTQLASDRTSCRSALANQVRLVLHTAAYWLMLTVRDAIPKARELAAAEFATLRLRLLKIAARVVETTSRIRLAFAAACPEADLICGLPGALLPLGP